A window from Apostichopus japonicus isolate 1M-3 chromosome 2, ASM3797524v1, whole genome shotgun sequence encodes these proteins:
- the LOC139981657 gene encoding 5-hydroxytryptamine receptor 1D-like gives MDMTTMEAGYSLDGQMENWHKSWLLATPSLLFNISFVMVVVVIIVSNGIVLITLLTSKKLHSLPCFSILASFAVSDFITGWTMALYWISLLTGTVSSLFTCQIIISMSSASIVSSFNHCIVVAADRLYAVLFPFAYKRSRKTALSAAILSAIWLGSLFMTVSLMMSYSVTDFNGLTICTIRTLLGENFQIVSVFAIAYFMTAYISICVSYTYIYSKLNNQTLLNGHRASNKGTLRTKQMPVTNTDGNMNEFLLYLQRSRKAKLVEDKQCEQNQEENEEVLTAMIKLKRHSNSSNRQRRASVTSFTKRKKIHKTLLIITGFLLLCYLPTMICYFLRALGHQSLILNASESWAHGAIVINSAINPFMYATQLPGFKHAFLRLVFHREGSASW, from the coding sequence ATGGACATGACAACAATGGAGGCGGGTTACTCCTTGGACGGTCAAATGGAAAACTGGCATAAATCATGGTTACTCGCCACACCTTCTCTTCTCTTCAACATATCGTTTGTGATGGTTGTAGTCGTCATAATTGTGTCCAATGGTATCGTCCTGATCACCCTTCTTACCAGCAAAAAACTTCATTCGCTGCCGTGCTTTTCCATTCTCGCAAGCTTCGCGGTCTCTGACTTCATCACCGGGTGGACGATGGCGCTATACTGGATCAGCCTTCTGACAGGGACAGTGTCGAGCCTTTTTACGTGCCAAATTATCATCAGCATGTCGTCGGCATCGATCGTCTCTTCCTTCAACCATTGTATAGTCGTCGCGGCAGACAGGCTCTACGCGGTATTGTTCCCGTTTGCCTACAAAAGAAGTAGGAAGACGGCGTTATCGGCGGCCATCTTGTCAGCGATTTGGTTGGGGTCGCTCTTTATGACAGTGAGTTTGATGATGTCCTACAGCGTGACAGATTTCAACGGTCTGACCATTTGTACTATACGGACTCTTTTGGGTGAGAACTTTCAGATTGTGTCTGTCTTCGCCATTGCATACTTCATGACTGCATACATTTCGATTTGTGTAAGCTACACGTACATTTATTCGAAACTAAACAACCAAACACTTCTTAACGGACATAGAGCCAGCAATAAGGGGACGTTACGTACGAAGCAAATGCCTGTTACTAACACTGATGGCAATATGAACGAATTTCTACTATACTTACAACGTTCCCGAAAAGCTAAACTGGTTGAAGACAAACAATGTGAACAGAACCAAGAAGAAAACGAAGAAGTCTTGACGGCTATGATCAAACTCAAAAGACATTCGAATAGTAGTAATAGACAACGGAGGGCTTCGGTAACTTCATTCACGAAAAGGAAAAAGATTCATAAGACACTTTTGATTATCACCGGTTTTTTACTTTTGTGTTACCTCCCAACCATGATTTGCTATTTTCTACGAGCTTTAGGTCATCAAAGTTTAATCTTAAATGCGAGCGAGTCGTGGGCACATGGTGCAATCGTGATTAATTCTGCGATTAACCCATTTATGTACGCGACACAATTACCGGGATTCAAACATGCTTTCCTAAGATTAGTTTTCCATCGAGAAGGGTCAGCTAGCTGGTAA